A single genomic interval of Microbacterium sp. zg-Y1090 harbors:
- a CDS encoding DUF4350 domain-containing protein, with product MTSTTDAPASATRRRAGAWALIAAAILAIGAGSAAMLAAGEWTERDALDPASVGPTGTRALAEVLRGQGVEVTVARDRTTAERALAAGGATLVITDTAPLDDATLRDIAGAAADVVLVDPRSRDLRLLLGAQSAGVGDGADAEPGCALPDAERSGTIVPGAVFTAPSGVTACYPSGDGYGLLLAETDAGRIVALDARELFSNAGLAEDGNAALAAHLLGRNDEVVWYLPALGDGALPDTAPSLGELTPDWVTPAIVVLLASASAAMLWRGRRFGPLVAETLPVTVRASETTEGRARLYARARDAVHAADQLRMGTLDRLARTLGLGPAAAAPEIADAAAARLGIDRARVRGILMDDLPADDGELVALADALENLETAVRDAVRPERNPQ from the coding sequence GTGACATCCACGACCGACGCGCCGGCATCGGCCACCCGCCGCCGCGCAGGCGCATGGGCGCTCATCGCCGCCGCGATCCTCGCGATCGGCGCGGGCTCGGCGGCGATGCTCGCCGCGGGCGAATGGACCGAGCGGGATGCGCTGGACCCCGCCTCCGTCGGGCCCACCGGCACGAGAGCGCTGGCGGAGGTGCTGCGCGGGCAGGGCGTGGAGGTGACCGTCGCCCGCGACCGGACGACGGCCGAGCGCGCCCTCGCCGCGGGCGGCGCCACGCTGGTCATCACCGACACGGCACCGCTCGACGACGCCACGTTGCGGGACATCGCCGGCGCCGCTGCAGACGTCGTGCTCGTCGACCCGCGCTCGCGCGATCTGCGACTGCTCCTGGGTGCCCAGAGCGCCGGGGTCGGCGACGGTGCCGATGCGGAGCCGGGCTGCGCGCTGCCCGACGCAGAGCGTTCGGGAACCATCGTCCCCGGGGCGGTCTTCACCGCGCCTTCCGGCGTCACCGCCTGCTACCCGTCGGGCGACGGCTACGGTCTGCTGCTGGCGGAGACGGATGCCGGCCGCATCGTCGCCCTGGATGCGCGCGAGCTCTTCTCTAACGCCGGCCTCGCGGAGGACGGCAACGCGGCCCTCGCCGCCCACCTGCTCGGCCGCAACGACGAGGTCGTCTGGTACCTGCCCGCGCTCGGCGACGGCGCCCTGCCCGACACCGCCCCGAGTCTGGGCGAGCTGACACCCGACTGGGTCACCCCCGCGATCGTGGTGCTGCTGGCTTCGGCGTCTGCGGCCATGCTGTGGCGCGGGCGCCGCTTCGGCCCCCTCGTCGCCGAGACGCTGCCGGTCACGGTGCGGGCGTCGGAGACGACAGAGGGCCGCGCCCGGCTGTACGCCCGCGCCAGGGACGCCGTGCATGCCGCCGACCAGCTGCGCATGGGGACGCTGGATCGCCTCGCCCGCACGCTCGGGCTCGGCCCCGCAGCCGCCGCGCCCGAGATCGCCGACGCCGCCGCGGCGCGCCTGGGCATCGACCGGGCACGCGTACGCGGCATCCTGATGGACGACCTGCCCGCCGACGACGGGGAGCTGGTCGCGCTGGCCGACGCCCTGGAGAACCTGGAGACGGCCGTCCGCGACGCCGTCCGACCCGAGAGGAACCCGCAGTGA
- a CDS encoding AAA family ATPase has protein sequence MNRVRREVGKAVVGQDGAVTGLLIALLARGHVLLEGVPGVAKTLLVRAFSRAIGLDTTRVQFTPDLMPGDVSGSLVYDARSGEFEFREGPVFTHVLLADEINRTPPKTQAALLEAMEERQVSADGVTRPLPDPFLVAATQNPIEHEGTYSLPEAQLDRFLLKLLIDVPAREAELAVLRRHADGFRPGDLAAAGIDAVVGADEIRAAQRAAASVAVSDDVLAYVVDLARATRQSPSVQLGASPRAATALLAAAKVWAWLGGYPAITPDHVQAMVVPAWRHRLRLRPEAEIEGVSVEAILSAVMQQTPVPI, from the coding sequence ATGAACCGCGTGCGACGGGAGGTCGGCAAGGCCGTCGTCGGTCAGGACGGCGCCGTCACCGGGCTGCTCATCGCGCTGCTCGCCCGCGGCCACGTGCTGCTGGAAGGAGTGCCCGGGGTCGCCAAGACGCTGCTCGTGCGCGCGTTCAGCCGCGCCATCGGCCTGGACACCACGCGGGTGCAGTTCACGCCCGACCTCATGCCCGGTGACGTGTCCGGCTCGCTGGTGTACGACGCCCGCTCGGGCGAGTTCGAGTTCCGCGAGGGCCCGGTGTTCACCCACGTGCTGCTGGCGGACGAGATCAACCGCACCCCGCCCAAGACCCAGGCGGCACTGCTGGAGGCGATGGAGGAGCGACAGGTCTCCGCCGACGGCGTCACCCGGCCGCTCCCGGACCCTTTCCTGGTCGCGGCGACGCAGAACCCCATCGAGCACGAGGGCACCTACTCGCTGCCGGAGGCCCAGCTCGACCGCTTCCTGCTCAAGCTCCTCATCGACGTGCCCGCGCGCGAGGCGGAGCTGGCGGTGCTCCGCCGCCACGCCGACGGTTTCCGCCCCGGCGACCTCGCGGCCGCGGGAATCGACGCGGTCGTCGGCGCGGACGAGATCCGCGCCGCGCAGCGGGCCGCGGCATCCGTCGCCGTCTCCGACGACGTGCTCGCGTACGTCGTCGACCTCGCCCGCGCCACCCGGCAGTCGCCGTCCGTGCAGCTGGGCGCGAGCCCGCGCGCCGCGACGGCCCTGCTCGCGGCGGCGAAGGTCTGGGCGTGGCTGGGCGGCTACCCGGCGATCACCCCCGACCACGTGCAGGCGATGGTCGTGCCGGCGTGGCGCCACCGCCTGCGGCTGCGCCCGGAGGCGGAGATCGAAGGGGTCTCGGTCGAGGCGATCCTCTCCGCCGTGATGCAGCAGACCCCCGTGCCGATCTAG
- a CDS encoding DUF58 domain-containing protein has protein sequence MYVTGRFPVLVALGVVPVVLLGSAGIPPWPVAVVWLVLCAATAAVDSAVAPHPRSLRLTRTGPTRTRLGERIDTALMVENTGGRRVRGLLRDAWQPTAGAPTQRAAIDVPPGERRRVPVPLQPVRRGELRSGFVVVRSLGPLGMAGRQARLDVPGTVRVLPAFASRRHLPSRLARLRELDGNTSLQVRGQGTEFDSLREYVRGDDVRSIDWRATARAGTTMLRTWRPERDRHVVIVVDTGRTSAARVGDGVRLDAAMEAALLLAALATRAGDHVHLAMFDRVLRARVTGIDGAALLPAMVEAMAPVQAQLIDTDWDAAFAQVRALTSRPALVVLLTAQDSPEASRGFLGSLGAVTRRAHVLVGTAADGAAEDPVTPTPTARRATRRTADDVYRAASAERSARDAARVAAAVTRAGGDALTASADDLPPRIADRYLALKAAGRL, from the coding sequence ATGTACGTCACCGGCCGCTTCCCCGTGCTCGTCGCCCTCGGCGTCGTGCCCGTCGTGCTGCTCGGCTCCGCGGGCATCCCGCCCTGGCCGGTGGCGGTGGTCTGGCTGGTGCTGTGCGCGGCGACCGCCGCGGTCGACTCCGCCGTCGCCCCTCACCCCCGCAGCCTGCGGCTGACGCGCACCGGTCCGACGCGCACCCGCCTGGGCGAACGGATCGACACCGCGCTCATGGTCGAGAACACCGGCGGTCGCCGGGTGCGCGGTCTGCTGCGCGACGCGTGGCAGCCCACCGCCGGCGCCCCGACGCAGCGCGCCGCGATCGACGTGCCTCCCGGGGAGCGGCGACGCGTGCCTGTGCCGCTGCAGCCCGTGCGCCGCGGCGAGCTGCGCTCCGGGTTCGTCGTGGTGCGCTCGCTGGGGCCGCTGGGGATGGCCGGGCGCCAGGCCCGGCTGGACGTGCCAGGCACGGTGCGCGTGCTCCCGGCGTTCGCCTCGCGTCGTCACCTGCCGTCGCGGCTCGCGCGGCTGCGGGAGCTCGACGGCAACACCAGCCTGCAGGTGCGCGGTCAGGGCACCGAGTTCGACAGCCTGCGAGAATACGTGCGCGGCGACGACGTGCGCTCAATCGACTGGCGGGCGACGGCCCGCGCGGGCACCACGATGCTGCGCACGTGGCGCCCCGAGCGCGACCGGCACGTGGTGATCGTCGTGGACACCGGTCGCACCTCCGCCGCGCGGGTGGGCGACGGGGTGCGCCTGGATGCCGCAATGGAGGCCGCGCTGCTGCTGGCAGCCCTCGCCACGCGCGCCGGCGACCACGTGCACCTGGCGATGTTCGACCGGGTGCTGCGCGCCCGGGTCACCGGCATCGACGGCGCCGCCCTGCTGCCGGCCATGGTCGAGGCGATGGCGCCCGTGCAGGCGCAGCTCATCGACACCGATTGGGATGCCGCCTTCGCGCAGGTGCGCGCCCTCACCTCGCGGCCGGCGCTCGTGGTGCTGCTGACCGCGCAGGACAGTCCGGAGGCCTCACGGGGCTTTCTGGGGTCGTTGGGCGCGGTGACGCGGCGTGCCCACGTGCTGGTGGGCACCGCCGCCGACGGCGCGGCGGAGGACCCCGTGACGCCCACCCCCACCGCGCGGCGCGCGACCCGGCGCACCGCCGACGACGTGTACCGAGCGGCATCCGCCGAGCGCAGCGCCCGCGACGCCGCGCGCGTCGCCGCCGCCGTGACCCGTGCGGGAGGCGATGCGCTCACCGCCTCGGCCGACGACCTGCCACCGCGGATCGCCGACCGGTATCTGGCGCTCAAGGCCGCCGGCCGGCTCTGA
- a CDS encoding helix-turn-helix domain-containing protein: protein MHASQIADAASDTADPRAGLRAVASLRILTDRLELRQVEAALRAGMTWQTIADALGVSRQAVHKKYAKRIDPAIPVPRRHG from the coding sequence ATGCACGCTTCTCAGATCGCCGACGCCGCCAGCGACACGGCCGACCCTCGCGCTGGGCTGCGCGCCGTGGCATCCCTGCGGATCCTCACCGACCGACTCGAGCTGCGGCAGGTCGAGGCTGCGCTGCGCGCGGGCATGACGTGGCAGACCATCGCCGATGCCCTCGGCGTCAGCCGTCAGGCGGTGCACAAGAAGTACGCCAAACGCATCGACCCGGCCATCCCGGTGCCGCGGAGGCACGGCTGA
- a CDS encoding SRPBCC family protein, which yields MATFGEAVATSHVLSLMAMEEASRQGLREADCEHLLIALALDGGVAGQVLRSLGVTVEKTRAALSAQHTAQLESLGVEAPAVEPGRIVFHETQGYHWSGRALQVMKDASRAGRGGDAPAILRALVAEPSGFIAATLERLGTDADEVARRLDDADRLPSAPRRRRDQAPLSTSTTAFVPAPPEQVWALVSDAERIPEWDAVIGSVTRPHGGAGGDVWIGRPRTHAPDGRPLRITPAMRQQEMHLVSTQEPVSVQWRFRYPDVARSHARRVTLSLEHAAGGTHLGISLAWEPPAERRPRPLAALVLRPLYRAMLWMQVSVLAAAISRVFRQ from the coding sequence ATGGCGACGTTCGGCGAGGCGGTCGCCACGAGCCACGTCCTGTCGCTGATGGCCATGGAGGAGGCCTCCCGTCAGGGCCTGCGCGAAGCGGACTGCGAGCACCTGCTCATCGCCCTGGCCCTCGACGGCGGCGTGGCAGGTCAGGTGCTGCGCAGCCTCGGCGTGACCGTCGAGAAGACGCGGGCCGCCCTGTCGGCGCAGCACACCGCGCAGCTGGAGTCTCTCGGGGTCGAGGCGCCGGCGGTGGAGCCCGGACGGATCGTCTTCCACGAGACGCAGGGGTACCACTGGAGCGGGCGGGCGCTGCAGGTCATGAAGGATGCCTCCCGCGCCGGCCGGGGCGGCGATGCGCCTGCGATCCTGCGCGCGCTGGTCGCCGAGCCGAGCGGGTTCATCGCCGCGACCCTGGAGCGGCTCGGGACCGATGCGGACGAGGTGGCACGACGCCTGGACGACGCCGACCGGCTGCCGTCGGCACCGCGGCGACGACGAGACCAGGCTCCTTTGTCGACCTCGACGACGGCGTTCGTTCCGGCGCCGCCGGAGCAGGTGTGGGCGCTGGTGTCCGACGCGGAGCGGATCCCCGAATGGGATGCCGTCATCGGCAGCGTGACCCGACCGCACGGCGGGGCCGGCGGCGATGTCTGGATCGGCCGGCCCCGCACGCACGCCCCCGACGGGCGACCGCTGCGGATCACACCGGCGATGCGGCAGCAGGAGATGCATCTCGTGTCGACACAGGAACCGGTGTCGGTCCAGTGGCGCTTCCGGTATCCGGACGTCGCCCGCAGCCACGCCCGTCGCGTGACGCTCTCGCTCGAGCACGCCGCCGGCGGCACGCACCTGGGCATCTCCTTGGCCTGGGAACCACCCGCGGAGCGCCGGCCGCGCCCCCTCGCCGCTCTCGTGCTTCGCCCCCTGTATCGCGCCATGCTCTGGATGCAGGTCTCCGTGCTGGCCGCCGCCATCAGTCGCGTCTTCCGGCAATGA
- the aqpZ gene encoding aquaporin Z, with protein MSNDPRPEEHVAPTPLDHAAAPGGPSMAPRLVAEAMGTFLLVFGSIGAALFAADAGLGPDGTSLGIGYVGVALAFGLTVVAGAYAWGPISGGHFNPAVTLGLAAAGRFPWRETGAYIIAQIIGGIVGTTLIVLIGLFGPDGWLRSAQDGGFASNGFGEHSPGGFGLGAAIVVEIAFTAIFVLVILGVTHPSRGTKLAGLVIGLTLTLIHLASIPVDNTSVNPARSIATAIYGGGDALLQLWVFLVFPIVGALIAGFAHRAMFDGRELG; from the coding sequence ATGAGCAATGATCCCCGTCCGGAAGAACACGTCGCCCCCACGCCTCTCGACCACGCCGCCGCCCCCGGAGGACCGAGCATGGCGCCGCGGCTCGTCGCCGAGGCGATGGGCACGTTCCTGCTGGTCTTCGGCTCTATCGGCGCCGCCCTGTTCGCCGCCGATGCCGGCCTGGGGCCAGACGGCACCTCGCTCGGCATCGGCTACGTGGGCGTGGCGCTCGCCTTCGGGCTGACGGTCGTCGCCGGCGCGTACGCGTGGGGACCGATCTCGGGCGGCCACTTCAACCCCGCCGTCACGCTCGGGCTGGCCGCCGCCGGCCGTTTCCCCTGGCGCGAGACCGGCGCCTACATCATCGCGCAGATCATCGGCGGGATCGTGGGCACGACCCTCATCGTGCTCATCGGGCTCTTCGGACCCGACGGCTGGCTGCGCTCCGCCCAAGACGGCGGCTTCGCCAGCAACGGGTTCGGCGAGCACTCCCCCGGCGGCTTCGGCCTCGGAGCCGCGATCGTGGTGGAGATCGCCTTCACCGCGATCTTCGTGCTCGTGATCCTCGGCGTGACCCACCCGAGCCGGGGCACCAAGCTCGCCGGCCTGGTCATCGGTCTCACGCTGACCCTCATCCACCTGGCATCCATCCCGGTGGACAACACCTCGGTCAACCCGGCCCGCTCGATCGCGACGGCGATCTACGGCGGCGGAGACGCACTGCTGCAGCTGTGGGTCTTCCTCGTCTTCCCGATCGTCGGCGCGCTGATCGCGGGCTTCGCCCACCGCGCGATGTTCGACGGACGCGAACTCGGCTGA
- the katG gene encoding catalase/peroxidase HPI, protein MTDDTIPEIGEDATGIDQSVTVTDTDSAHAEQAAKADAAGGCPVVHGAGAGLANPAGQPHPTTGSANNVWWPNQLNLRILKKNPVEANPLGGDFDYKAAFAALDLAAVKADIAETLTTSQDWWPADFGNYGPLIIRMAWHSAGTYRATDGRGGGGAGQQRFAPLNSWPDNVNLDKARRLLWPVKKKYGQSLSWADLMILAGNVALESMGFETFGFGGGRADVWEPDDDVYWGPETTWLGDERYTGERDLEKPLAAVQMGLIYVNPEGPAGNPDPLASARDIRETFARMGMNDEETVALIAGGHTFGKTHGAAPDSNLEDNPEAAGLEMQGLGWKNNYGTGKGDDTITSGLEVTWTYHPTRWDNEFFHILYAYEWELMKSPAGAHQWRPTNGAGADMVPMAHDPQTRREPRMLTSDLALRVDPEYDKISRRFLEDPVAFGDAFARAWFKLTHRDMGPIARYLGPEVPTEELIWQDPVPAVDHALIDAADAAALKQQILATGLTTEQLVSTTWAAASSFRGSDKRGGVNGSRIRLSPQKDWQVNNPPQLKLVLETLEQVQASFNDGRTDGKKVSLADLIVLAGNAAVEKAAAAAGVEAEVVFHPGRTDATQEQTDAESFGYLEPAADGFRNYYGPKAFLPQEHHLIDKANLLTLTAPEMTVLVGGLRVLGANWDGSEYGVLTNRPGVLTNDFFVNLLDLGTTWTPLDPGSQAFEGIKDGSGERVGRGTRVDLLFGSNSELRALAEVYASDDANEKFVRDFVAAWGKVTELDRFDLR, encoded by the coding sequence ATGACCGACGACACCATCCCCGAGATCGGCGAAGACGCGACCGGCATCGACCAGTCCGTCACCGTGACCGACACCGACAGTGCGCACGCCGAGCAGGCCGCGAAGGCGGATGCCGCCGGTGGCTGCCCCGTCGTGCACGGCGCGGGAGCCGGCCTGGCCAACCCCGCCGGTCAGCCGCACCCCACCACCGGCTCCGCCAACAACGTCTGGTGGCCGAACCAGCTGAACCTGCGGATCCTGAAGAAGAACCCGGTCGAGGCGAACCCGCTGGGCGGAGACTTCGATTACAAGGCCGCATTCGCGGCGCTCGACCTGGCCGCGGTCAAGGCTGACATCGCCGAGACGCTCACCACGTCGCAGGACTGGTGGCCCGCCGACTTCGGCAACTACGGCCCCCTCATCATCCGCATGGCCTGGCACAGTGCGGGCACCTACCGCGCGACCGACGGTCGCGGCGGTGGCGGCGCCGGTCAGCAGCGCTTCGCGCCGCTGAACAGCTGGCCCGACAACGTCAACCTCGACAAGGCCCGCCGCCTGCTGTGGCCCGTCAAGAAGAAGTATGGTCAGTCGCTGTCGTGGGCCGACCTGATGATCCTCGCCGGCAACGTCGCACTGGAGTCGATGGGCTTCGAGACCTTCGGCTTCGGCGGCGGCCGTGCCGACGTCTGGGAGCCGGACGACGACGTGTACTGGGGGCCTGAGACCACGTGGCTCGGCGACGAGCGCTACACGGGTGAGCGCGACCTCGAGAAGCCGCTCGCGGCCGTGCAGATGGGTCTCATCTACGTCAACCCCGAGGGCCCGGCCGGCAACCCCGACCCGCTCGCCTCGGCGCGTGACATCCGCGAGACGTTCGCCCGCATGGGGATGAACGACGAGGAGACCGTCGCCCTCATCGCCGGCGGCCACACGTTCGGCAAGACCCACGGCGCCGCTCCCGACTCCAACCTCGAGGACAACCCCGAGGCCGCGGGCCTGGAGATGCAGGGCCTGGGCTGGAAGAACAACTACGGCACCGGCAAGGGCGACGACACGATCACGTCGGGCCTCGAGGTGACGTGGACCTACCACCCCACCCGCTGGGACAACGAGTTCTTCCACATCCTCTACGCGTACGAGTGGGAGCTCATGAAGAGCCCGGCCGGTGCGCACCAGTGGCGGCCCACGAACGGTGCCGGCGCCGACATGGTGCCGATGGCGCACGACCCGCAGACCCGTCGGGAGCCCCGCATGCTCACGAGCGACCTGGCGCTGCGCGTCGACCCCGAGTACGACAAGATCTCGCGCCGCTTCCTCGAAGACCCGGTGGCGTTCGGCGATGCCTTCGCCCGCGCCTGGTTCAAGCTGACCCACCGCGACATGGGCCCCATCGCCCGGTACCTCGGCCCCGAGGTCCCCACCGAGGAGCTCATCTGGCAGGACCCGGTGCCCGCCGTGGACCACGCGCTCATCGACGCCGCCGACGCGGCCGCGCTGAAGCAGCAGATCCTGGCGACCGGACTCACCACCGAGCAGCTCGTGTCCACCACGTGGGCCGCGGCGTCATCGTTCCGCGGCAGCGACAAGCGCGGCGGCGTCAACGGCTCCCGCATCCGCCTGTCCCCGCAGAAGGACTGGCAGGTCAACAACCCGCCGCAGCTGAAGCTGGTGCTCGAGACCCTCGAGCAGGTGCAGGCGTCGTTCAACGACGGGCGCACCGACGGCAAGAAGGTGTCGCTGGCCGACCTCATCGTGCTGGCGGGCAACGCCGCGGTCGAGAAGGCCGCTGCCGCCGCCGGTGTCGAGGCCGAGGTGGTCTTCCACCCCGGTCGCACCGACGCCACGCAGGAGCAGACCGACGCCGAGTCGTTCGGCTACCTCGAGCCGGCCGCCGACGGGTTCCGCAACTACTACGGACCCAAGGCGTTCCTCCCGCAGGAGCACCACCTCATCGACAAGGCGAACCTGCTCACCCTCACGGCGCCCGAGATGACGGTGCTCGTGGGCGGACTGCGGGTGCTCGGCGCGAACTGGGACGGATCCGAGTACGGCGTGCTCACGAACCGCCCCGGTGTGCTGACGAACGACTTCTTCGTGAACCTGCTCGACCTCGGCACCACCTGGACGCCGCTGGACCCGGGTTCGCAGGCGTTCGAGGGCATCAAGGACGGCTCGGGCGAGCGTGTCGGCCGTGGCACGCGCGTCGACCTGCTGTTCGGCTCGAACTCCGAGCTGCGTGCGCTCGCCGAGGTCTACGCCAGCGACGACGCGAACGAGAAGTTCGTGCGCGACTTCGTGGCGGCGTGGGGCAAGGTCACGGAGCTCGACCGCTTCGACCTGCGCTGA
- a CDS encoding Fur family transcriptional regulator encodes MTSPLHDTDAAAAIRASGLRVTDSRQAVYAALAAHPHASADDVFAEVAAGAPRSSRQSVYNALGDFADAGLVRRIEPAGRPMLFELRVADNHHHLVCTSCGRVEDVDCTVGHAPCMHPSQTHGFAVTSAEVTFWGRCDSCAAA; translated from the coding sequence ATGACCTCCCCCCTTCACGACACGGATGCCGCTGCCGCGATCCGTGCCTCGGGGCTCCGGGTGACCGACTCGCGTCAGGCCGTCTACGCGGCTCTCGCAGCGCACCCCCATGCCAGCGCCGACGACGTGTTCGCCGAGGTCGCGGCCGGGGCGCCGCGTTCGAGTCGGCAGTCGGTCTACAACGCGCTGGGCGACTTCGCCGATGCGGGACTGGTGCGCCGCATCGAGCCCGCCGGGCGCCCCATGCTCTTCGAGCTGCGCGTCGCCGACAACCACCACCACCTCGTCTGCACCTCGTGCGGACGGGTCGAGGACGTGGACTGCACGGTGGGTCATGCCCCCTGCATGCACCCCTCCCAGACCCACGGGTTCGCGGTCACTTCCGCGGAAGTGACGTTCTGGGGTCGTTGCGACTCCTGCGCCGCGGCCTGA
- a CDS encoding stage II sporulation protein M produces the protein MDADALTAARRQEWARLEELGRRGRLSGAEADELVTRYRAASADLAELKTSAGRTPEGDYLSTLLSRARLRLTGTPDNVLRQVPRFFLQQLPAALYRLRYTTLAIAVGCIVIAAIVATWVAGDPAALAALGSQAQLEQYAENDFTQYYSENPAAVFAGTVWTNNAWIAAQCVLFGITGLWPVMVLIQNAVGVGTAAAVLFAFDRGDIFLLHIAPHGLLELTCIFVAGAAGLHIFWAWVAPGPRGRGEALAAAGRSLATVAIGLVFALAVAGLIEGFVTAQPWPWPLKIGIGAAALGLFLTYMLLVGGRASRRGATGDLTEYESGTPRLVAG, from the coding sequence ATGGATGCCGACGCCCTCACCGCCGCCCGGCGCCAGGAGTGGGCGCGGCTCGAGGAACTCGGCCGCCGTGGGCGTCTCAGCGGGGCGGAGGCCGACGAACTGGTCACCCGCTACCGGGCGGCCTCGGCGGACCTCGCCGAGCTGAAGACCTCCGCCGGCCGCACGCCCGAGGGTGACTACCTGTCGACGCTGCTGTCGCGGGCGCGGCTGCGCCTGACGGGCACCCCTGACAACGTGCTGCGGCAGGTGCCGAGGTTCTTCCTGCAGCAGCTTCCGGCGGCGCTGTACCGGTTGCGGTACACGACGCTCGCCATCGCCGTGGGGTGCATCGTCATCGCGGCGATCGTCGCGACGTGGGTGGCGGGGGATCCGGCGGCGCTGGCGGCGCTGGGCTCCCAGGCGCAGCTGGAGCAGTATGCCGAGAACGACTTCACGCAGTACTACAGCGAGAACCCGGCCGCCGTCTTCGCCGGCACCGTCTGGACCAACAACGCCTGGATCGCCGCACAGTGCGTGCTGTTCGGCATCACAGGCCTCTGGCCGGTGATGGTGCTGATCCAGAACGCCGTGGGGGTGGGGACCGCCGCCGCCGTGCTCTTCGCCTTCGATCGGGGCGACATCTTCCTGCTGCACATCGCTCCGCACGGTCTGCTGGAGCTCACCTGCATCTTCGTCGCCGGCGCCGCGGGTCTGCACATCTTCTGGGCGTGGGTCGCCCCGGGCCCGCGAGGGCGGGGCGAAGCGCTCGCCGCCGCCGGGCGGTCGCTGGCCACGGTGGCGATCGGCCTCGTCTTCGCGCTCGCCGTCGCGGGGCTCATCGAGGGTTTCGTCACCGCCCAGCCGTGGCCGTGGCCGCTGAAGATCGGCATCGGCGCCGCCGCGCTGGGGCTGTTCCTGACCTACATGCTCCTGGTCGGTGGCCGGGCGTCCCGGCGGGGCGCGACGGGCGATCTCACCGAGTACGAAAGCGGCACACCCCGCCTGGTGGCCGGCTGA
- a CDS encoding RDD family protein — MPTPGPAVEIHQDEILTGEAVALDVQPVGYFLRALGVLIDMLAGVALFLLLAGVTSWIAGQSLLNAALSPALTITVLVLVTVVLPTVVETATRGRSLGKLVVGGRIVRVDGGASGFRQAFIRALVGVFELWFTLGAVAGIVAVFTPRAERLGDLLAGTYSERTRAPRLPPEPPGVPPALAGWAAIADVGPLPDRTARRISQFVRQAGDLDPAARARTAAALAGEASTFISPVPAADPETLLLGVIALRRERELRALRGEDERTAALTSGVTGAPRGFPQR, encoded by the coding sequence ATGCCGACGCCCGGGCCCGCCGTGGAGATCCACCAGGACGAGATCCTCACCGGCGAGGCGGTGGCGCTGGACGTGCAACCCGTCGGGTACTTCCTGCGGGCGCTCGGTGTGCTCATCGACATGCTGGCCGGCGTGGCGCTGTTCCTGCTGCTGGCCGGTGTCACGTCGTGGATCGCCGGGCAGAGCCTGCTGAACGCAGCTCTGTCGCCGGCGTTGACCATCACGGTGCTCGTGCTGGTGACGGTCGTCCTCCCCACCGTGGTGGAGACGGCCACGCGCGGGCGCAGCCTCGGCAAGCTCGTGGTCGGAGGGCGCATCGTGCGCGTCGACGGCGGGGCGTCGGGGTTCCGGCAGGCGTTCATCCGGGCGCTGGTGGGGGTGTTCGAGCTCTGGTTCACCCTCGGCGCCGTCGCCGGCATCGTCGCGGTGTTCACCCCTCGGGCGGAGCGGCTCGGCGATCTGCTGGCCGGCACCTACAGCGAGCGCACCCGCGCCCCGCGACTGCCGCCGGAGCCGCCGGGCGTGCCGCCGGCACTGGCGGGCTGGGCCGCCATCGCCGATGTGGGGCCGCTGCCCGACCGCACCGCGCGCCGCATCAGCCAGTTCGTGCGGCAGGCCGGGGACCTCGATCCCGCGGCGCGCGCACGCACTGCTGCCGCCCTCGCCGGCGAGGCCAGCACGTTCATCTCCCCCGTCCCGGCGGCCGATCCGGAGACGCTGCTGCTGGGCGTCATCGCCCTCCGGCGCGAGCGGGAGCTGCGCGCCCTGCGCGGCGAGGACGAGCGCACGGCGGCGCTCACCTCCGGAGTCACCGGCGCCCCGCGGGGGTTCCCGCAGCGCTGA